A genomic stretch from Gemmatimonadota bacterium includes:
- a CDS encoding LysR family transcriptional regulator: MELYHLRTFIAVASEQNLTRAAQKLFISPSSVSSHIRGLEEELNVELFIRTSRGMHLTPAGEFLKQKAENALCTVEDFTRSARAFCDRPSGCVRFGINMP, from the coding sequence GGAACTTTATCATTTACGCACATTTATCGCGGTTGCCAGCGAGCAAAACCTCACCCGTGCAGCACAAAAATTGTTCATCTCACCTTCCTCGGTCAGTTCACACATCAGAGGACTGGAAGAAGAACTCAATGTGGAACTATTTATTCGCACATCGAGGGGTATGCACCTTACCCCGGCTGGCGAATTTCTGAAACAAAAAGCTGAAAACGCACTTTGCACTGTAGAAGATTTTACACGCAGTGCCCGGGCATTTTGTGATCGGCCTTCAGGATGTGTGCGATTTGGCATTAACATGCCT